In Flexibacter flexilis DSM 6793, a genomic segment contains:
- a CDS encoding PLP-dependent cysteine synthase family protein — translation MAHEVETYPTIEARIGLIARQIGNTPLLPIRYLHANPKVKIYAKAEWSQLSGSVKARAAFNIIRQAVAQGHLHENKTLLDATSGNTGIAYATIARELGISVALCLPENASIERKQILESLGVNIIYTSKFGGTDEAQEVAKELAEKYPERYFYAGQYTNDNNWKAHYYGTAEEILKRQPDLNYFVAGLGTTGTFVGTSRRLKEVNPDIQVVALQPDFALHGLEGWKHLETAIVPQIYDASVADRHLEISTPRAYELIKLLYEKEGLLVSPSSAANIAGALQLANEITEGTIVTVLPDNADKYSEVIKKIL, via the coding sequence ATGGCACACGAAGTAGAAACATACCCGACAATTGAGGCAAGAATCGGCCTGATAGCGCGCCAAATCGGCAATACGCCACTGCTGCCAATCAGGTATTTGCACGCCAATCCGAAAGTGAAAATTTATGCAAAAGCGGAGTGGTCGCAACTGTCGGGCAGCGTGAAAGCAAGAGCCGCCTTCAACATCATCAGGCAGGCCGTTGCGCAAGGTCATTTGCACGAAAACAAAACCTTGCTTGATGCTACAAGCGGTAACACTGGCATTGCGTATGCCACGATTGCCAGAGAATTAGGGATTTCGGTGGCTTTGTGTTTGCCCGAAAATGCCAGCATCGAACGCAAGCAAATACTCGAATCGTTGGGCGTGAATATTATCTATACTTCAAAGTTTGGGGGAACGGACGAGGCGCAAGAAGTGGCCAAAGAATTAGCCGAAAAATACCCAGAACGCTATTTCTACGCCGGCCAGTACACCAACGACAACAATTGGAAAGCGCATTATTACGGCACAGCCGAAGAAATACTCAAACGCCAACCCGACCTTAACTACTTCGTGGCGGGGCTGGGAACTACGGGGACTTTCGTGGGTACGTCGCGCCGCCTGAAAGAAGTAAATCCTGACATACAAGTAGTTGCCTTGCAGCCCGATTTTGCACTACACGGCCTTGAGGGTTGGAAGCATCTGGAAACGGCCATTGTCCCGCAAATCTACGATGCAAGCGTGGCAGACCGCCATTTGGAAATAAGCACGCCACGCGCCTACGAGCTTATCAAACTTTTGTACGAAAAAGAAGGCTTGCTGGTCAGTCCTTCGTCGGCGGCCAACATCGCGGGAGCTTTGCAACTGGCCAACGAAATCACGGAAGGCACTATCGTAACCGTTTTGCCCGACAACGCCGACAAATATTCTGAAGTCATTAAGAAAATATTATAA
- a CDS encoding Mov34/MPN/PAD-1 family protein, whose protein sequence is MLHFKDNTEAQVIADALHTFPDECCGFLLGHETENDRFITEIIVVENAKDGDKRRRFEITPLDYLKAERYAEDKKLTLLGVYHSHPNHPSVPSEHDRVVAQPFFSYVIVAVSEKTFVSLQSWRLNEDFQFEEEAVHLANFATSL, encoded by the coding sequence ATGTTACATTTTAAGGACAATACCGAAGCTCAAGTAATTGCCGACGCGCTACATACATTTCCTGACGAATGTTGCGGCTTTTTGCTCGGCCACGAAACCGAAAACGACCGCTTTATTACGGAAATTATTGTGGTGGAAAATGCTAAAGATGGCGACAAACGCCGCCGTTTTGAAATTACGCCACTGGATTATCTGAAAGCCGAACGTTATGCCGAAGACAAAAAACTTACGCTGTTGGGCGTGTATCATTCGCACCCCAATCACCCATCTGTTCCCAGCGAACACGACCGCGTAGTAGCGCAGCCCTTTTTCTCGTATGTGATTGTGGCCGTGAGCGAAAAAACGTTTGTTTCGTTGCAATCTTGGCGACTCAACGAGGATTTTCAGTTTGAAGAAGAGGCCGTACATCTGGCCAATTTCGCTACTTCACTTTAA
- the moeB gene encoding molybdopterin-synthase adenylyltransferase MoeB, producing the protein MATIIIPTPLRKFTNQQSRVEVGGNTIQETLAELTLNFPDLKKNLFDENGQIRGYVNIFAGDEDIRNLQQENTPVNGQTTISIIPAIAGGSGALDDITFSKEEYARYNRHIIIPDFGLEAQKKLKAAKVLVIGSGGLGSPLLLYLAAAGVGNIGIVDFDTVDDSNLQRQVLFGTEDIGKPKAEAAQKRLQSLNPYINIEIYKTQLTSQNTLELISQYDVVADGTDNFPIRYLVNDAAVLAGKPNVYASIFQFEGQVSVFNYTDANGVTGPNYRDLYPTPPEPGLIPNCAEGGVLGVLPGIIGSLQANEVIKVITGVGEPLSGRFFVFDALTFQTRTLKITKRADAPAITGLIDYEQFCGVKAVERKLKEISVEEFAQWQNNGEDIQVIDVREPAEYEQINIGALLIPLGTVAQRADEISRNKKVVVHCKLGGRSAKAIRTLEDEFGFDNLYNLKGGITAIEQSELFAKSIHI; encoded by the coding sequence ATGGCTACGATAATCATTCCTACCCCGCTTAGAAAATTTACGAACCAACAATCACGCGTAGAAGTGGGCGGCAACACCATTCAGGAAACATTAGCAGAGCTTACGCTCAATTTTCCTGATTTGAAGAAAAATCTTTTTGACGAAAACGGCCAGATTAGAGGCTATGTAAATATTTTCGCAGGCGACGAAGACATTCGCAACCTTCAGCAAGAAAACACACCCGTAAACGGCCAAACAACCATTAGCATTATCCCCGCCATTGCGGGCGGAAGCGGTGCGCTGGACGATATTACTTTTTCTAAAGAAGAATATGCGCGTTATAACCGCCACATCATTATTCCTGACTTTGGCTTGGAAGCACAAAAAAAATTAAAAGCTGCTAAAGTGCTGGTGATTGGTTCGGGTGGTTTGGGAAGTCCGTTGCTGTTGTATTTGGCGGCGGCTGGTGTGGGCAATATTGGTATTGTGGATTTCGATACGGTGGACGACAGCAATTTGCAACGCCAAGTGCTTTTCGGAACAGAAGATATTGGCAAGCCAAAAGCCGAAGCCGCCCAAAAGCGTTTGCAAAGCCTGAATCCGTATATCAACATAGAAATTTACAAAACACAGCTTACGTCCCAAAACACATTGGAACTTATCAGCCAATACGATGTTGTAGCAGACGGGACGGACAATTTTCCGATACGCTATTTAGTGAATGATGCCGCCGTTTTGGCAGGCAAACCCAACGTTTACGCCTCCATTTTTCAGTTTGAAGGCCAAGTTTCGGTATTCAACTACACAGATGCCAACGGCGTAACGGGGCCAAATTACCGCGACTTGTACCCGACACCTCCCGAACCTGGCTTAATTCCGAATTGCGCGGAAGGTGGCGTGTTGGGCGTGCTGCCTGGTATTATTGGCAGCTTGCAAGCCAACGAAGTAATCAAGGTTATTACGGGCGTGGGCGAACCGCTTAGCGGGCGTTTCTTTGTATTTGATGCGCTTACGTTCCAGACCCGAACACTGAAAATTACCAAACGCGCCGACGCGCCCGCCATCACTGGCCTGATAGATTATGAGCAATTTTGCGGCGTAAAAGCCGTTGAAAGAAAGCTAAAGGAAATCAGTGTGGAAGAGTTTGCACAATGGCAGAACAACGGCGAAGACATCCAAGTAATTGATGTGCGCGAGCCTGCCGAATACGAGCAAATCAATATTGGGGCACTGCTTATCCCGTTGGGAACGGTAGCGCAACGCGCCGACGAAATTAGCCGAAACAAAAAAGTAGTAGTGCATTGCAAATTGGGCGGCAGAAGTGCCAAAGCCATTCGGACATTAGAAGACGAGTTTGGTTTTGATAACTTGTACAACCTCAAAGGCGGCATTACGGCAATCGAGCAATCGGAATTATTTGCAAAATCAATTCATATTTAA
- a CDS encoding peroxiredoxin, translated as MATLRLGDIAPNFTAETTEGTIDFYNYLGDGWGVLFSHPADFTPVCTTELGATAKLGEEFKKRNVKVLALSVDPLGKHQEWINDINETQNTVVNFPIIADADRKVSELYDLIHPNASETFTVRSVFVIGPDHKVKLIITYPASTGRNFNELLRVIDSLQLTANYQVATPANWQSGEKVVIATSVKDEEIEAKFPKGYERVKPYLRLTPQPNL; from the coding sequence ATGGCAACATTGCGTTTAGGGGACATTGCTCCCAACTTCACGGCAGAAACAACAGAAGGTACAATTGATTTTTATAATTATTTGGGCGACGGTTGGGGCGTTTTGTTCTCGCATCCCGCTGACTTTACGCCAGTTTGCACGACCGAATTGGGCGCAACTGCCAAACTTGGTGAAGAATTTAAGAAAAGAAATGTAAAAGTGTTGGCATTGAGCGTGGACCCGTTGGGTAAGCACCAAGAATGGATTAACGACATTAACGAAACTCAAAACACGGTGGTTAATTTCCCGATTATCGCCGATGCTGACCGCAAAGTTTCGGAGCTTTATGATTTGATTCACCCAAATGCCAGCGAAACTTTTACGGTTCGTTCGGTATTTGTGATTGGGCCAGACCACAAAGTAAAGCTGATTATCACTTATCCAGCTTCTACGGGTCGTAACTTTAACGAACTTTTGCGCGTGATAGACAGCTTGCAACTTACGGCCAACTATCAGGTAGCCACGCCAGCCAACTGGCAAAGCGGCGAGAAAGTGGTAATCGCTACGTCGGTGAAAGACGAAGAAATCGAAGCGAAATTCCCGAAAGGTTACGAACGCGTAAAACCATATTTGCGTCTTACGCCTCAGCCGAATCTATAA